In the genome of Leptospira noumeaensis, one region contains:
- the aspS gene encoding aspartate--tRNA ligase — MNQWVTSEYKNRISATSVSDASVGKTLFLSGWAFRYRDQGGVIFIDLRDRSGILQIVARKEILGDDFSKVEKIRSEFVIAVKGKLSLRDAESVNPKMETGKYELIAESVEILNTSKTPPFTLDEFDPSGEEIRLKYRYLDMRREELRDRLVLRHKLTFALREYLDSKSFLEIETPILNKSTPEGARDFLVPSRLNAGEFYALPQSPQLFKQILMIGGMERYFQIVKCFRDEDLRADRQPEFTQLDMEFSFVTEEDIRREIEAMWAFALKKVFNLEVSAPFATMPYHVAMEEYGSDKPDIRFGMKLVNVSEIVKDADFQVFSAAVSGGGVVKAICVPGGSVISRKEIEDLTSWLSRDFRAKGLAYMKHGANGLESTITKRFTPEALAAIAKAVGSKEGDMVFFGADSSKIVNASLGALRLKLSEKYDPPKVPYSFHWVVDFPMFELDETTKTWTFLHHPFTSPKEEDFDKLRDWKAGKSVDLSSIGAKAYDLVLNGTEIGGGSIRIHNPEIQSLVLEAIGIGEEDAKSKFGFLLDALSFGAPPHGGIAFGVDRIMMLLTGGTSIRDVIAFPKTQKGTCMMSEAPGPVEAKQLEELKLRVVTI; from the coding sequence TTGAATCAGTGGGTAACATCAGAATACAAAAATAGAATTAGCGCAACGAGTGTCTCAGATGCCTCTGTTGGTAAAACTTTATTCCTTTCCGGTTGGGCCTTTCGTTACCGCGACCAAGGTGGTGTGATTTTTATCGATCTTCGTGATCGTTCGGGAATTTTACAAATTGTGGCTCGTAAAGAAATTTTGGGTGATGACTTCTCCAAAGTAGAAAAAATTCGTTCCGAGTTTGTGATTGCTGTTAAAGGAAAACTTTCCCTTCGTGATGCGGAATCTGTAAACCCCAAGATGGAAACCGGTAAATATGAGTTAATTGCCGAATCAGTCGAAATTTTAAATACATCCAAAACTCCTCCTTTTACTTTAGATGAGTTTGATCCATCCGGCGAAGAAATTCGGTTGAAGTATCGTTATCTTGATATGCGAAGAGAAGAACTTCGGGATCGTTTGGTGTTACGTCACAAACTAACGTTTGCTCTCCGAGAATACTTAGATAGTAAATCTTTTTTAGAAATTGAAACTCCTATTTTGAATAAATCCACACCAGAAGGAGCACGTGATTTCCTTGTTCCTTCGCGTTTGAATGCCGGTGAGTTTTATGCTCTCCCGCAGTCTCCCCAACTTTTCAAACAAATCCTTATGATTGGGGGAATGGAAAGATATTTCCAAATCGTAAAATGTTTTCGAGATGAAGACTTACGTGCAGACCGCCAACCAGAATTCACCCAACTCGACATGGAGTTTTCTTTTGTAACAGAAGAAGACATTCGTCGTGAAATTGAAGCTATGTGGGCATTCGCTTTAAAAAAAGTTTTTAATTTAGAAGTCAGTGCTCCTTTTGCAACCATGCCATATCATGTGGCGATGGAAGAGTATGGTTCTGACAAACCAGACATTCGTTTTGGAATGAAACTTGTGAATGTATCGGAAATTGTGAAAGACGCGGACTTCCAAGTGTTTAGTGCTGCTGTTTCTGGTGGTGGGGTAGTGAAGGCGATTTGTGTTCCGGGTGGGTCTGTGATTTCTCGTAAAGAAATCGAAGACTTAACTTCTTGGTTATCTCGCGACTTCCGTGCCAAAGGCCTTGCTTATATGAAACATGGAGCAAACGGACTTGAATCTACAATCACCAAACGATTCACTCCGGAAGCACTTGCCGCCATTGCGAAGGCAGTGGGATCCAAAGAAGGGGATATGGTTTTTTTTGGGGCAGACTCCTCTAAAATTGTGAACGCTTCTCTTGGTGCCTTACGATTGAAATTATCCGAAAAATATGATCCACCTAAGGTTCCATATAGTTTCCATTGGGTTGTGGACTTCCCTATGTTTGAACTGGATGAAACCACAAAAACTTGGACCTTCCTCCACCATCCTTTCACTTCTCCCAAAGAAGAAGACTTTGACAAACTAAGAGATTGGAAAGCAGGGAAATCGGTTGACCTTTCTTCGATAGGTGCTAAAGCTTATGATCTAGTTCTGAATGGCACAGAAATTGGCGGTGGATCGATCAGGATTCACAACCCAGAAATCCAAAGCCTAGTTTTGGAAGCGATTGGAATTGGAGAAGAAGATGCTAAATCCAAATTCGGATTTTTACTCGATGCTCTTTCCTTCGGTGCTCCACCACATGGGGGGATTGCCTTTGGAGTGGATCGGATTATGATGTTACTCACTGGGGGAACTTCCATTCGTGATGTCATTGCTTTCCCAAAAACTCAGAAAGGAACCTGTATGATGAGTGAAGCACCAGGTCCTGTTGAAGCGAAACAACTAGAAGAATTAAA
- the dnaB gene encoding replicative DNA helicase — translation MNSNPLQEIESEKNLIGYLLMRGVAGQEDLGLSPDDFYMDSHRRVFEAVTDLINEGINIDLVTVTNQMREKRLFKDESRDLEYITSLYKDTVPFQPLEYYVRRVKRVSDRRKYVEALNQAIDKVKVEPGENDSIFSLVEQSLMDISRQERSKGLRKVKDDANALIDYIKNVVAASQNGTGGINGLKTHFTGLDMATTGLKSHELMILAARPGNGKTTFALNIAANAALKERKTVVIFSLEMSRIELLLKLISADARIDSYALKAGTLTSAQMTQLKDSIGNITSASLYIDDSGYLTIQEFSARLRQLRTTEEVGLVIVDYLQLMSDPKAAMGGRQQEVANISRGLKQMAREVGCPIIALSQMNRSIENRSKDQRPQLSDLRESGAIEQDADIVCFIYREEMVKPPEELDPNKRGMAEIIIAKNRAGATADFPLMFNPKISRFDNVPL, via the coding sequence ATGAATTCTAACCCCCTTCAGGAGATAGAGTCTGAGAAGAACTTAATCGGTTACCTACTCATGAGAGGGGTAGCCGGGCAGGAAGACTTAGGTCTAAGCCCGGACGACTTCTATATGGACAGCCACAGGCGAGTCTTTGAAGCCGTCACAGATCTCATCAATGAAGGGATCAATATCGACCTTGTTACGGTCACAAACCAAATGCGGGAAAAACGTCTTTTCAAAGATGAGTCCCGCGACTTGGAATACATCACTTCTCTTTACAAAGATACTGTTCCTTTCCAACCACTAGAATACTATGTGCGGCGTGTGAAACGTGTTTCCGACAGACGTAAGTATGTCGAAGCATTAAACCAAGCCATTGACAAAGTCAAAGTGGAACCTGGAGAAAACGATTCTATATTTAGTCTCGTAGAACAGTCGCTAATGGACATCTCTCGCCAGGAGAGATCCAAAGGTTTACGAAAAGTAAAAGACGATGCCAACGCCCTGATTGATTACATTAAAAATGTAGTCGCTGCCAGCCAAAATGGAACCGGTGGGATCAATGGATTAAAAACCCATTTTACTGGTCTTGATATGGCAACCACAGGTTTAAAATCTCACGAACTCATGATCCTTGCCGCACGTCCTGGAAACGGAAAAACAACTTTTGCTTTGAATATCGCAGCCAATGCCGCTTTGAAAGAACGTAAAACGGTTGTTATTTTCTCTCTCGAGATGAGCCGGATCGAATTACTCCTTAAACTCATCAGTGCGGATGCAAGGATTGATTCCTATGCATTAAAAGCAGGAACTTTGACTTCGGCACAGATGACACAACTGAAAGATAGTATTGGGAACATTACTTCTGCTAGTTTGTATATTGATGATTCTGGGTATTTAACCATCCAAGAGTTTTCGGCAAGACTCCGCCAACTTCGTACGACAGAAGAAGTGGGTCTTGTAATTGTGGATTATTTACAGCTCATGAGTGATCCGAAAGCCGCTATGGGAGGAAGGCAACAAGAGGTTGCCAATATTTCCAGGGGTCTCAAACAAATGGCAAGGGAAGTGGGTTGTCCCATCATCGCATTGTCGCAGATGAACCGGTCCATCGAAAACCGGTCCAAAGACCAAAGGCCACAACTTTCCGACTTACGGGAGTCAGGTGCCATTGAGCAGGATGCGGACATTGTATGTTTTATTTATCGGGAAGAAATGGTGAAACCTCCCGAGGAGCTTGACCCAAACAAAAGGGGAATGGCAGAGATCATTATCGCCAAAAACAGAGCGGGTGCTACGGCCGATTTTCCATTGATGTTCAATCCGAAGATTAGCCGTTTCGACAACGTACCATTATAA
- the rplI gene encoding 50S ribosomal protein L9, with amino-acid sequence MKVVLQKDVLNLGDAGDVKEVADGYARNFLIPRRFAVRANDGNTKAAIHQKRLAELKREKRVKVMKELSTSIDGKTYEVKVKVGENDKLFGSVTANDIALAIKNTGVELDKRKLDLGEPIKSVGEFKIKVRLAEGVVPVIVVKVVGQA; translated from the coding sequence ATGAAAGTTGTATTACAAAAAGACGTATTGAATCTTGGTGATGCTGGTGATGTAAAAGAAGTTGCAGATGGTTATGCACGTAACTTCCTCATCCCTAGAAGATTTGCTGTCCGTGCAAATGATGGAAACACTAAAGCTGCGATTCACCAAAAGAGACTTGCTGAACTTAAACGCGAAAAACGCGTGAAAGTGATGAAAGAACTTTCTACTTCGATTGATGGTAAAACATACGAAGTAAAAGTGAAAGTGGGCGAAAACGACAAACTTTTTGGTTCTGTTACAGCGAATGACATTGCACTTGCAATCAAAAACACTGGAGTAGAACTCGACAAACGTAAGTTAGATCTAGGTGAACCAATTAAATCAGTTGGTGAATTTAAAATCAAAGTTCGTTTGGCTGAAGGTGTTGTTCCAGTAATCGTAGTTAAAGTCGTCGGCCAAGCATAG
- the rpsR gene encoding 30S ribosomal protein S18, which produces MEDDEKGGFRGKDGEGKFGRKNAKYKKKVCKFCADKALLAGLDYKRVDILERFVTNRGKIIPRRITGTCGKHQRALAREIRKSRSIGLLPFKVL; this is translated from the coding sequence ATGGAAGACGACGAAAAAGGCGGTTTCCGTGGTAAAGACGGAGAAGGCAAATTCGGTCGTAAAAACGCAAAATATAAAAAGAAAGTATGTAAGTTCTGTGCTGACAAAGCCTTACTTGCAGGTCTTGATTACAAACGAGTAGACATCTTAGAAAGATTTGTTACCAACCGTGGTAAAATCATTCCAAGAAGAATCACTGGAACTTGTGGCAAACACCAAAGAGCCCTTGCTCGTGAAATCAGAAAATCCAGATCTATCGGTTTACTACCGTTTAAAGTTCTGTAG
- a CDS encoding single-stranded DNA-binding protein: protein MANDLNKILIIGRMTRDPEFKSVNGSSVVNFSIANNRVYVTNGEKKEETHYFDCVAWGRLADILKQYAGKGKQVAIEGRLQQQSWETPEGKKASKIRVYVESAQLLGGQGQGGGSGGDRSDSSNSYDSGVSSGYDDYPAGDDDIPF, encoded by the coding sequence ATGGCTAACGATCTTAACAAAATACTTATAATCGGTCGAATGACCCGTGATCCGGAATTTAAATCGGTGAACGGAAGTTCTGTTGTCAATTTTTCAATTGCGAATAACAGAGTTTATGTGACTAACGGTGAAAAAAAAGAGGAAACTCATTATTTTGACTGTGTTGCATGGGGCCGACTTGCTGACATTTTAAAACAATATGCTGGCAAAGGAAAACAAGTAGCGATTGAAGGTCGACTGCAACAACAGTCCTGGGAAACTCCTGAAGGCAAAAAAGCCTCTAAAATCCGTGTTTATGTTGAATCCGCACAATTACTGGGCGGCCAAGGACAGGGTGGTGGATCAGGTGGTGACCGTTCTGACAGTTCCAATTCTTATGATTCCGGCGTAAGTAGTGGTTATGATGATTATCCAGCCGGTGATGACGACATTCCTTTTTGA
- the rpsF gene encoding 30S ribosomal protein S6 translates to MRNYEITNILREGNVEETKSAVKDLLSKYNFTIQGEEDWGSKRLWHPVGQDEQGHFTLIKCSGAPAEVAKIEHEFKLNANILKTLVIRANG, encoded by the coding sequence ATGAGAAACTACGAAATCACGAATATTCTTCGTGAAGGGAATGTAGAAGAGACGAAGTCTGCAGTAAAAGACTTACTCTCCAAATACAACTTCACGATCCAAGGCGAAGAGGATTGGGGTTCTAAAAGACTCTGGCATCCGGTTGGACAAGACGAACAAGGTCACTTCACACTCATCAAGTGTTCCGGCGCTCCTGCTGAAGTTGCAAAGATTGAACATGAGTTTAAACTCAATGCAAACATCTTAAAAACCCTCGTAATTAGGGCCAATGGCTAA
- a CDS encoding CapA family protein: protein MIRFCFRLTLIIVFPLCLFSADIPESEEPKLELPIKDLYHFRTETGETIQYPKSTKLWFGGDVMFNWGVRDSMKTEDPYFPFRSFFSYLKNFDFRFLNLETPILHKTPAADQRKSYVFFGERRDLLVLRMFGIDGVFLGNNHTMDFGESGLLETLELLDEFGIPHTGAGKNTDEALVPITVSKQNTEYRIFSFSDTGETRLFSGNKSPGAAYFRVGTAERLIKKTKPNQVNLLSVHWGVEYSPLPMDTERNAAKYLVNAGYQVIIGHHPHIPQGIEVFPKGVVIYSLGNFLFGSKNQYLKHNISVVLHFDADKLLFVEVVPVFGKHQTLPGDHYFFPLGPKEAEGFLKEYAILCKQLGTDLVISGGRGYVFFDKELKAKLKP from the coding sequence ATGATTCGATTTTGTTTCAGACTAACACTTATTATCGTTTTTCCGTTATGTTTGTTTTCTGCGGACATTCCTGAGTCAGAAGAACCAAAACTCGAATTACCCATTAAGGATCTTTACCATTTCCGCACGGAAACGGGTGAAACCATCCAATATCCAAAATCCACTAAACTTTGGTTTGGTGGGGATGTGATGTTCAATTGGGGTGTTCGGGATTCGATGAAAACAGAGGATCCATACTTTCCCTTTCGTAGTTTTTTTAGTTATCTAAAGAATTTTGATTTTCGGTTTCTCAATTTAGAAACCCCCATCCTCCACAAAACACCAGCCGCCGACCAAAGGAAGTCCTATGTTTTTTTTGGAGAAAGAAGGGATCTACTTGTACTTCGTATGTTTGGGATCGATGGGGTATTTCTTGGAAATAACCATACCATGGATTTTGGAGAAAGTGGGTTATTGGAAACTTTGGAACTTTTGGATGAGTTTGGAATACCACATACCGGGGCCGGTAAAAATACGGATGAGGCTTTAGTTCCCATTACTGTTTCCAAACAAAATACTGAGTACAGAATTTTTTCTTTTTCGGATACAGGAGAAACTAGGCTTTTTTCTGGAAACAAATCTCCTGGGGCCGCATACTTCCGAGTGGGAACGGCTGAGAGACTCATCAAAAAAACAAAACCAAACCAAGTGAATCTTTTGTCAGTGCATTGGGGAGTGGAATATAGTCCCTTACCGATGGATACAGAAAGAAATGCTGCCAAATATTTGGTGAATGCTGGTTATCAAGTCATCATTGGACACCATCCCCACATCCCGCAAGGGATAGAAGTATTTCCCAAGGGTGTTGTCATTTATTCCCTTGGTAACTTTTTATTTGGATCTAAAAACCAATACTTAAAACACAATATCTCAGTTGTTTTGCATTTTGATGCCGACAAACTTTTGTTTGTGGAAGTGGTTCCTGTTTTTGGAAAACACCAAACACTACCGGGAGATCATTATTTTTTCCCATTGGGACCAAAAGAGGCTGAAGGTTTTTTAAAAGAATATGCGATCCTTTGTAAACAACTGGGAACCGATCTTGTGATTTCCGGGGGAAGGGGTTATGTTTTTTTTGATAAGGAACTAAAAGCCAAACTAAAACCGTAA
- a CDS encoding tetratricopeptide repeat protein → MFQAIKTLNRPFVFVFFCFLSLSLFATESGSRSKECSALEPGVPAEFLLSRGLREQVDGFQASQRRKPEESKLSFERSVSFLDSYHLCLKEVGKEPSALSAETLALNYLELGSLEKAWEWSEIAVNKSQDVSKDQVLLQTRIRIRQGELAKASEVLENSLHQFPNDPDFLYLLGNINFERKLWNQSILYYTALSFVIERRDTHSKYKYLTAKALGELNYKLDHPKIAIKRYQEYTVGYKNDMEVLFRLAQIYFVLGDFKHCRMYLEQIREKNPRDIDASHMLAEIYFMDSRDMAPVYFATLKKEKKIPKEGIVFLLDKLISGSKTGLETKLRSYIQENPGRLSPRIALLELAEKEKLADYEILNAETAQYAYEYRQYLTAEKILKSGLSKLESKENVGEEKSLYYEKISSCQEMLGLWNHSIKSTKESLRLTKETEKSFRLRFRLAYLYLQGNLKKESESVSILSETIKENPNPTHYYLRGLAYFQLSKYKESVNDFTEAIKMDPKNFNYYFYRATAYDKLKQFSDTESDLKTTISLNPNASNAMNYLGYLYAEKDINPEEASKLLNQAISIEPDNPAYQDSLGWVLYRKKDFNRALLHLNFAASLALERGFEDPVIYEHLGDVYLAKKDPVNALQFFKLSESKLKAEQSKDLLAKIKKLQKEISE, encoded by the coding sequence ATGTTTCAAGCAATTAAAACTTTAAACCGCCCCTTCGTCTTTGTTTTCTTTTGTTTTCTTTCACTTTCTCTGTTTGCCACTGAGTCTGGGTCAAGATCCAAAGAATGTTCCGCATTAGAACCGGGCGTGCCGGCAGAGTTCCTTCTTTCACGCGGCTTACGCGAACAAGTGGATGGATTTCAGGCGAGCCAACGTCGGAAACCAGAAGAATCCAAACTTTCCTTTGAACGTTCGGTTTCCTTCCTGGATTCTTACCATCTCTGTTTGAAAGAAGTGGGAAAAGAACCCAGTGCTCTCAGTGCAGAAACCTTGGCCTTAAATTATTTGGAACTTGGAAGTTTGGAGAAAGCTTGGGAATGGTCAGAAATTGCGGTAAACAAATCACAGGATGTTTCCAAAGACCAAGTCCTTTTGCAAACCAGGATTCGAATTCGCCAGGGTGAGCTTGCCAAAGCATCAGAAGTATTAGAAAACTCCCTACATCAATTTCCAAACGATCCAGACTTTTTATACTTACTTGGTAATATCAACTTTGAACGGAAACTTTGGAACCAGTCCATTTTGTATTATACTGCTCTTTCTTTTGTGATCGAAAGAAGGGACACTCATTCCAAGTACAAGTATCTTACTGCCAAAGCACTGGGTGAACTCAATTATAAATTAGACCATCCAAAAATCGCAATCAAACGATATCAGGAATACACTGTCGGTTATAAAAACGATATGGAAGTATTGTTTCGACTAGCTCAAATTTATTTTGTGTTAGGTGATTTTAAACATTGCCGGATGTATCTAGAACAAATTCGTGAAAAAAATCCAAGAGACATTGATGCTTCGCATATGCTTGCTGAAATTTATTTTATGGATTCTCGGGACATGGCCCCCGTTTACTTTGCCACTCTAAAAAAAGAGAAAAAAATTCCGAAAGAGGGAATTGTTTTTTTATTAGATAAACTGATTTCAGGATCAAAAACAGGACTGGAAACCAAACTAAGATCTTATATCCAAGAAAACCCAGGAAGACTTTCTCCTCGGATTGCTCTTTTGGAACTCGCAGAAAAAGAAAAACTCGCCGATTATGAAATTCTAAATGCAGAAACAGCCCAGTATGCTTATGAATACAGACAATACCTAACAGCAGAAAAAATTCTTAAGTCGGGACTTTCTAAACTAGAATCTAAAGAAAATGTTGGGGAAGAAAAATCTTTGTATTATGAAAAGATTTCTTCCTGCCAAGAGATGTTAGGCCTCTGGAACCATTCCATAAAGTCCACAAAAGAGTCCTTGCGACTAACAAAGGAAACGGAGAAAAGTTTTCGATTGCGATTTCGTTTGGCTTATTTGTATCTTCAAGGAAATTTAAAAAAAGAATCAGAATCTGTTTCCATTTTATCTGAAACCATAAAAGAAAATCCAAATCCAACTCATTATTATTTGAGAGGCCTTGCCTATTTCCAACTTTCTAAATACAAAGAAAGTGTGAATGATTTTACAGAAGCCATTAAAATGGATCCGAAAAATTTTAATTATTATTTTTATCGTGCCACGGCTTATGATAAATTAAAACAATTCAGTGATACAGAATCAGATTTAAAAACCACAATCTCTTTGAATCCCAATGCTTCGAATGCAATGAATTATTTGGGTTATTTGTATGCAGAAAAGGATATCAATCCAGAAGAAGCATCAAAACTTTTAAACCAAGCAATTTCCATTGAACCAGACAATCCTGCTTACCAAGATAGTTTGGGTTGGGTGTTGTATAGAAAAAAAGATTTTAATCGCGCTCTTCTCCATTTAAACTTTGCGGCCTCTTTGGCACTGGAGAGAGGGTTTGAAGATCCGGTGATCTATGAACATTTAGGTGATGTGTATTTGGCAAAAAAAGATCCCGTAAATGCATTACAGTTCTTTAAACTTTCTGAATCAAAATTAAAAGCAGAACAAAGTAAAGACCTCTTAGCAAAAATCAAAAAACTGCAAAAGGAAATTTCTGAATGA